From a single Brienomyrus brachyistius isolate T26 unplaced genomic scaffold, BBRACH_0.4 scaffold117, whole genome shotgun sequence genomic region:
- the LOC125727762 gene encoding uncharacterized protein LOC125727762, with the protein MMPGHSYRLLPSAQQAVALWLVLLVYMSRAAACRIEANSVLLKSIMLADLMRKDAGELRRTYIRRQGDFMKSFCQMPVDNAPDPEITGFEPAEKLQSIYTKLKLFQEHLAAVREQQTQLQDPSNSLLSKLRSAGERLGDLAGNVKTALQCLKPNELITVSSISDSPRNTFQQKVYGCVVLTRHKEFLSRVHHELKNLRNKVGR; encoded by the exons ATGATGCCAGGTCATAGTTACCGTCTGCTCCCAAGTGCTCAACAAGCTGTAG CTTTGTGGTTGGTTCTGCTGGTCTACATGAGTAGGGCTGCTGCATGTCGCATTGAAGCAAACTCTGTTTTACTGAAGAGCATTATGCTTGCTGATCTAATGAGGAAGGACGCTGGGGAACTCCGCAGAACGTAT ATCAGACGCCAAGGGGATTTCATGAAGTCGTTCTGCCAGATGCCAGTGGATAACGCCCCAGATCCTGAGATTACTGGTTTTGAACCTGCAGAGAAACTTCAAAGTATATACACCAAACTCAAGCTGTTCCAAGAACACCTGGCTGCGGTCCGAGAGCAGCAGACACAGCTTCAGGACCCCTCCAACTCACTGCTCAGCAAGCTGAGGAGTGCTGGTGAACGCTTGGGCGACCTGGCAGGGAACGTCAAGACAGCCCTGCAGTGTCTGAAGCCCAACGAGCTCATCACGGTGAGCTCCATAAGCGACTCACCAAGGAATACCTTCCAGCAGAAAGTGTATGGCTGTGTGGTTCTGACAAGGCACAAGGAATTCCTGTCTCGAGTTCATCATGAGCTAAAGAACCTCAGGAACAAAGTTGGACGATGA